In the Endozoicomonas sp. SCSIO W0465 genome, GGCCGTTAAGCAGCATTGATACTACGGTTTCGCCAAAGGAAATATTCCGGTGTTCAGATTGGTTAGGAACCAGGGAATCCAGATGATTAGAGATACCGAGTTCTTTGCACATACCGGCAACCAAACCCATATGATCGATACGTTGAATGTGGAACTGATGAGGATGCATTGGACATGTTCATTCTGAGAATTTTTTACATTTTAGCCGGTGTAGGGAAATTCTCAGATTGAGTGCTGAATGACGGTTGCCACCAACTACTACGACAAAATCATAATTGATGAAAAGCGAGGGACTGTCGAGGGTTATCACCTTGATCATGGCACACGACTCCCCATCATAAACGCTCGCCTGGAGAATGCTCAGGATGACCTGTCTGCACTGATTGATAATGACCTGTCCACTTTCTGGTACAACCGGAATGATAAAAAAAGGACGTCAGTTATTTTTGATCTGGGTGATACTCAGCTGATCAAGGCAATTAAGCTTAAGCACTTTGATCAATACAATGGCAAGATTGATGTCACCCTCCGTACCCCCCGGCTAAAAGTCGAGGTGGGTAATGGTCAGGATTTTACGACTGTTTTTGAAGATATTGTCGGTTCTATTAACTGGCTGCAGACGGTTAACCTTCCTGAAACGTCCGGGCAATACCTGAAACTGTCTTTGATTGAGAACCATAAAGGCAACAGCAGTGGTACGACCAACGACTTTGGTTTTTATGAGGTAGAAATCTGGGGAAACCAGGCAGAGACGTCACCACAACTGTTTTCTGATTTTGAACACAAACCTTCAGAAGCGTTAGCTCCGGGATGGCAGGTATCAGCAAGTACAGATACCACCGCATCCATCATTAACCAATCAGGTAACCGGGTTCTTCAATTAGAGGATTAAAACGGTAATGGACGTGTTAACGTCAGCTATCCATTCATTGCGCAGAAAGGGGCGAATATTCAGGCAGCACTTCGTTTCAATCTGTCCAGACTTGGGGCCGGTGAGTATATTCGATTGATGTCCGGTTCAAAAATGCTGATCAATATCGTCAATTCAGTAAAACACAAGACCTTGGCCATCACGGATGCCAAATTCAGAGAAACAAGCATCGCCCATATCAACAGTAACAAATGGTACCAATTAAGGCTGGCAATTAATACGGACGCAAACACTTTCGATGTTTTTCTGGATAACCGACTGATCTGGGGTGGTGCTCAATTTGCTGAGCAAGGTGATTTTCTTGACTCCATTCGGATTGGTACTGCCACCAAGCAGACAGAAAGCAAAATACGACTTGATGATATTAGTGTTCATGGCCAGATCACTAAACATTAATTCGACTGAACACCAACAACAAACATTTATTGTAACTATTCAGCACTGAGCAAAGGCATATTACAGTAATTCCGAACAGCTCTATGAAGTGATTGATATATGTCCATTCCCTGTTTTCTGGCAGACGACAAATAGCTGCGAATCCGTGCAAACATAGAACCACCGTCTGCACTCCTGAAGCAGCCTGAGATTTTCTGCTTTAACTTGGCCATTCGAACATCCCGCTCACTGCCATTGTTATCGAAGGGAATGGTAAAATCTGACATGAAGCGCAGTGTCTCAGCCTTGAACTCAGTGAGTCGTTTGAAGAGATTGTAAGCTTTAGTATTCTTGACTTTCTTGCGCTTAAGCTCCTCTCGTTGCTTCTCCATATAGACGACTTCTTTCATTAGAGCCCGCTGAAGCAACCGGTCATAAATCTTCTCGATTCGTTCACAGACAACACTTGGCATCTGTAGCATACCTATGGTCTTAAAGCCCTTGCAGTAATGCCAGGAAAGCCTCAGTAGCTTCATCAATCGCAACGCCAGTTGATTGCTGTCCCTATCAACAACACCCAAAAGCTCCCTCAGGTGATGGGCATTGCAAAGTACGTGAGTTGCCGCATATGCAAAATAGGATTTCCAATGATCATGAACCAGAACGCCTGCAAATGTTAGCAGTA is a window encoding:
- a CDS encoding discoidin domain-containing protein, with translation MTVATNYYDKIIIDEKRGTVEGYHLDHGTRLPIINARLENAQDDLSALIDNDLSTFWYNRNDKKRTSVIFDLGDTQLIKAIKLKHFDQYNGKIDVTLRTPRLKVEVGNGQDFTTVFEDIVGSINWLQTVNLPETSGQYLKLSLIENHKGNSSGTTNDFGFYEVEIWGNQAETSPQLFSDFEHKPSEALAPGWQVSASTDTTASIINQSGNRVLQLED